acacatatttaatCATAGTGCTCTCTGCGTAgaagacttttgcccagcagtgagacagcaaagatttaaaaaaaaaaaaaagttttcaagccTATGTCCTGTCATGTCTTATGTTAAAATTGCAGGCAACTCAATTCCAAAACAGCAAAAGAAGAAGATATCAAAGAACAAAGGTGGCCAACAGCAGGACTTTGTCTCCAGTGAAGCTCAAGCGGTCCAACCAGTTGCAGAGCCTTCAGATGCTAAGTCTAAGAAGAAAACCAAGTTCGTAAATCTTTACTCTCAAGAGGGAAAGAATGCACAGGTTGTGCTAATAAAAGGTATGTTTATTTGAACTTCATACAAATGCCTcggcctagcttttcttccgactatgttggagtcagcttctaGTCTCACCTTATACAGTCGagccatgtaaaatactggtatcaaGCAGTATCTTACATGGAACAGGCATATGAAATACACCGGTGTTTCACTTTAATTATGAACATTGTTAGTAAAGATACATACTCTTTATGTAAAGAGCTagccaaaaaaaatatcactctGTTTGGTATATCTATTTATGTACTGTTCTATTTCAGGGAGACACCACTGTGAGTGCCAAGCTTCTAAGCATGAGTTGATCAACAATTGTCTGCAATGTGGCCGCATTGTGTGCAAGCAAGAAGGTTCCGGACCCTGTCTGTTCTGTGGCAACCTGGTAAGATTACTTGTAAAAATcgaatcttaatttttttatgataatgttgCTGTATTACTCACATTAATAGCCATAAAAATGATTTCACTTTTTATCTAGTATAGTgcattcaaacaaataaaaaaactcttcagctttataatattagtatggatttcacACATATAATTTCAGTGTCATCAAAATTATTCCCATTATTTTACTAAGCTTAGCACTTGACCTGTGAAAAAATTGTGAATTTCCTAATTAAAGTCATTAACAATATACAAATTGAAAATTGAGCAGAGCATCTCATATTCTAGAATCTTATGATTATCTGGCacatgtaattatgttttttgaaatatttcaggTGTGCACTCCAGAAGAACAGAAAGAGATCAACACCAAGACCAAAGGTGGAGCCAAGCTGATGGAGTCTCTGATGGAACGCAGCAGACCTAAAGGATGGGAGGCAGCCATGTCTCACAGGAACAGACTGCTGGAGTATGATAGGACCAGGTATGGtgataaaatctaaattttggAAGAATCCTAAAAAACTTAACAGTCAACGGACAAAGTGATTAATCTGCCCTTGACCACAATAAACGTAACTCAGTCGAAACGAAGGGTAACATAAATAATGCACCggaacattaaaaatatttcttcactCATAAGACCGTGTGCATCGTAGAGCGTAGGCTAAAGTTTAAAACGTCATTTATCGCCCATCACAAAAGGGCGGTTTATTGCAATCAGTCTCTTCCAGatacataataacaacaatTCACATCTGAATTTgcattattgatttaataaaatctctttgttaTTCCAGTGAGCGCCGCACGCGTGTGACGGACGACGACAGTGACTACTTCAACGCGGGCAGCGTGTGGCTCAACGCTAAAGAGCAGGAGAAACTCGACAAGTACCAACAACAACTGCACGACAAGAAGCATGGGTCTAGGCTCAATAAAAAGATGACCTTTGATTTTGGAGGTAAGTCAcactttaatttgattaatgatTTTGACCTAGGACGACGTGTTATTTAGGCTGAAATTTCAGATCCCAGATAAAATGCATGTGCAAAATGTAGACCAGGTAACTAAAGTTTTTGTCGATAAATTAAATTCACTGAATTATTCtaagtacatatttaagtaCTGTAACATTACgagtatatttagaaaaaagtatTCTTCCCATCTAAtgggttttttatttcaacattcaCATAGAATACGATGAATCaggatttgtttttaaaagttcaaATTATCAGATATCCCTTTATCAATACTTCCCAGGTCGTCAAATAATTGAAGAGAAGACGATAGCAGAGCCTGACGAGGAGTTGATCAGTGAGATCACAAATAGTACTACGTACAACAACAGTCGGCTGCAACAACACGAGATGTTCATAGGAGTGGCTAGCGACAGGGACGTCGCACCCGGGGTCAATGCACCGCTCTTACAGGTATACAAatattacttcaataaataCAAGTACTTGAAGTCGCCGTCAAATTGTAAAAGCTGTGAAATACTAATCAAATTAAGGTATGGTTAAAGGTTAAAGTCATCAATAATATAGTTGTACAAGCAAACCGATATTTATAACAGCTATCAGTAGTTAATCTAAGACCACCAACTTGATGAATTAATAAACGGATATATGAATGTTTCCTAGTTcctcaaaatacaataaaatacgcaATCTTTTTGTGAGATATTTGCTAAAAAGGCAGTATAAAATGGTTTCctatttttaattctaatttaacTTGGTTGGTCTTTATTTAGTTTGTATATCACTACACAAAAGGCataggtaattaaaatatttattaacataccACACTTTTTGCctcttataatttataatttttttggttCACTCATTATTCGAATGCCCCGTAGTTCGACCCAGCAGTGGAAGCGAACAACTACGCGAACGTGACGAAGAGTGCGGGCAACCCCGGGCAGCACGCGCCGCGGGTGCAGGACTCGGAGCTGCAGGAGATGAGCGACACGGGACGGTGCCTCTCCATGCACCAGCCCTGGGCCTCGCTGCTCGTCGAGGGCATCAAACTGTAAGTACATACTAAAGATTTTGTCTATTTGCTGATGGTGGCTCATTTTTGTTTCGTTACTATCGCGTCAAAAAAACTGGAATACTTCTCGAAATTTTCTTGAGTCgtaatgtctttaaaaaatgttatttccaGCAATTACGTTTACTCATCTAGATAGGGGTTAGATTAGCAATCctattaatgaaaaaaagatGTTGCGATATCGAATTTCATTAAGAGTTAGGTAACACGCGTTTTCTTTGAACGTAtgcattgtttgtatgttaaggttacaaaaataaataaagaaatatttttaaaaaatgtgcgTAACGTGATCTTTGACTTTGATGTTAATATATTAAGTCCAATAAAATGTGGCTATAgttagatattaaaatttagtgtCCCTATCTCCGAGGCGTCCGATAAAGCAAGGGTTTCGCGTTGTCACTGAGTTATTAATTTACCCCTTATAATCTCATAGGCATATCATCAAGGGTGTTCAAAATCTTTAGTCACTTAAGGTCCACTATATCAAAATGTCCACAGTATCAAAACGTCCACAGTATTTAAATGCCCATAGTATCTTTAAGCCcatctatactaacattataaagctgatgactgaagagtttgtttgtttgaacgcgctaatttaaaaataatatttttgtttaatagagTAATTAATTAGATCATTTTGATGTCGTCgtttctataattttttaatgGTCAAAAATAGCCACTCAGACAGCGACAGCACCCCACCCTCCCCCGTGAAGGGGAGCGAACGATCATCGAGGGCTGATGGTAGGTCTACCATCGCCCGCCTCACGCTCAGAGCGCCGCGCCACGTCTCCTCATCGTGACTTGCGAGGACTCACATAGTGTGAAAGTCTCGGGAAGAGCTTACTATAGAAATGATCCTATGAAGTAAGGTCTTGTCGAAATGCACATGGTGGTTTGGCTCACACTGCCTCTCTGGGCGGTGGGTAAACTGTCTCAGGCTTGTGGGCCTTTTACAGTGGCAGTCTATGCGCTACCCGTTAAAACGGGTAGGTCGTTGGGGCGGTCTTTGACCTTTTAATTGTCCTTGGTCACCTCGGAGTGAGGCTAGGCGTCGATAGTCGCATCGACCAGCTCACGCTGATAGCGCTTAGCTCCCTTGTCGGGCGGACGCGCGTGTTGTGGAGCTATTCCGCTTAGAAGCGGGTGAGCGGACTTATCCGCGCGCCCGAACATTCTTGTAGCGAGGTGGGCTATGAAGTCGTCCAACCCCTCGACCCTGAGGTCCCTCTGGACCGTGGCGTTC
The sequence above is drawn from the Anticarsia gemmatalis isolate Benzon Research Colony breed Stoneville strain chromosome 17, ilAntGemm2 primary, whole genome shotgun sequence genome and encodes:
- the LOC142980232 gene encoding activating signal cointegrator 1: MNMEQWVSEGLSKLLDFQVPDDLITYLLSIENEPDLNEYMKTLLDFDNSQHKNFFLELCKKRFPSRGNSIPKQQKKKISKNKGGQQQDFVSSEAQAVQPVAEPSDAKSKKKTKFVNLYSQEGKNAQVVLIKGRHHCECQASKHELINNCLQCGRIVCKQEGSGPCLFCGNLVCTPEEQKEINTKTKGGAKLMESLMERSRPKGWEAAMSHRNRLLEYDRTSERRTRVTDDDSDYFNAGSVWLNAKEQEKLDKYQQQLHDKKHGSRLNKKMTFDFGGRQIIEEKTIAEPDEELISEITNSTTYNNSRLQQHEMFIGVASDRDVAPGVNAPLLQFDPAVEANNYANVTKSAGNPGQHAPRVQDSELQEMSDTGRCLSMHQPWASLLVEGIKLHEGRTWYTSHRGRLWIASTAKPPDDEVTRALEHQYRVLYPESEAKFPSFYPTGCLLGCVNVEDCLPQEEYQKKYPGGESDSPYVFICTNPISLRLRFPIKGQHKIYALDKTIHQAAVKCIQKMSKIQAEEAHAA